The Branchiostoma floridae strain S238N-H82 chromosome 8, Bfl_VNyyK, whole genome shotgun sequence genome has a segment encoding these proteins:
- the LOC118421923 gene encoding putative GPI-anchored protein pfl2 produces MADLPCGSTILSSNFGRQILHNLALQQQTGKHCDIIVVAEGRKYPAHSEVSAAGLETALEFVYTSSVVNTERCSWEELLQAARYLEIKPLEDILMSDLQTTITTTENNNTTSNQTDNETTDSCKKVALSPPPHSHAEGDKASEGNETPLDLSPSPSANHREEKTVESSPLSSPLSSQAASPRRTRRQRKNPRPHKVRSSSDLQSLPDDTPMNENDENLQKNSEEVKENKDKDATSPNDVFTDTTSSKVDNTVTDNKASPTNVTGLENIKIENTFSLHGMGNSFDLRVLGGKLPPKYTEVVPPNVTVGQHIPNGPIARTPASNTNTTTSSNSSTTQPNTTVAHQLTVKTENLNTCAISISPQVISPGAITAGTAIRQVATTPVPYLQPANLTTLNTITAQPSGVTAQCLPQIANTLPGGAIIHLLPNPIGMSPLLQQYPFQLVAANSNVLLQTCSLPTAKVNSTDKAPQPQPEVHSPTGDVKNTENKKAQQNTEQTVLQALRVNQRPDQEQVGQPHLNIPTLVKLVLVSQADELGEPDILALMTRIKPSIETEYPPSVLKTKVSAALDCGLREGIFTRKRDMNQRSIWAINAAKLKPVVEELRWNVYRHTIYKHSNINN; encoded by the exons ATGGCAGATCTGCCGTGTGGTAGTACAATCCTCAGCTCCAACTTCGGCCGACAGATACTACACAACCTGGCGCTACAGCAGCAGACAGGGAAGCACTGTGACATCATCGTGGTAGCAGAAGGGAGGAAATACCCTGCACACAG CGAAGTCAGCGCAGCGGGGCTGGAGACAGCGCTGGAGTTTGTCTATACGTCGTCTGTTGTCAACACGGAGAGATGCAGCTGGGAAGAGTTACTACAGGCTGCAAG GTATTTGGAGATCAAGCCCTTGGAGGACATTTTGATGTCCGACCTCcagacaacaataacaacaacagaaaacaacaacacaacctcAAACCAAACCGACAACGAGACAACTGACTCCTGTAAAAAGGTTGCCCTGTCTCCCCCACCACACAGCCATGCCGAAGGTGATAAGGCAAGCGAAGGTAACGAAACACCTCTGGACCTCAGCCCTTCTCCGTCTGCGAATCACAGAGAGGAGAAAACCGTCGAGTCTTCGCCATTGTCTTCGCCATTGTCGAGTCAAGCGGCGAGCCCGCGCCGGACGCGTAGGCAGCGGAAAAACCCGAGGCCACACAAAGTACGCTCGTCCTCCGATCTTCAGAGCCTACCAGACGACACTCCTATGAATGAAAATGACGAGAACTTGCAGAAAAACTCTGAAGAAGTGAAGGAAAACAAAGACAAGGATGCGACAAGTCCAAACGATGTATTCACAGATACAACATCTTCAAAAGTTGACAACACAGTCACAGACAACAAGGCCTCGCCAACAAACGTCACAGGGcttgaaaatataaaaattgagAACACTTTCTCCCTCCATGGGATGGGGAACTCCTTCGACTTGAGGGTGTTAGGGGGAAAGCTCCCGCCGAAGTACACAGAAGTCGTGCCTCCGAACGTAACAGTGGGCCAGCACATCCCGAACGGTCCGATCGCCAGAACTCCCGCTTCCAACACGAACACAACTACTTCCAGCAACAGCAGCACAACCCAACCGAACACCACAGTGGCGCACCAGCTCACAGTAAAGACGGAGAATCTGAACACTTGTGCCATCAGCATCTCCCCACAAGTCATCAGTCCCGGAGCCATCACTGCCG GTACTGCTATCAGACAGGTAGCAACCACACCAGTGCCATACCTCCAGCCAGCGAACCTGACCACACTGAACACCATCACAGCACAGCCGAGCGGTGTGACGGCACAGTGTCTACCACAGATCGCTAACACGTTACCCGGGGGAGCCATTATACACCTCCTACCCAACCCCATCGGCATGAGCCCTCTGCTACAACAGTACCCCTTCCAACTAGTGGCAGCGAACAGTAATGTACTGCTACAG ACTTGTTCTCTGCCCACTGCAAAAGTGAACAGCACAGACAAGGCCCCACAGCCACAgccggaggtacacagtcccaCAGGTGACGTGAAGAACACTGAGAACAAGAAGGCACAGCAGAACACTGAGCAGACTGTGCTGCAGGCACTCAGGGTCAACCAGCGACCAGACCAGGAACAG GTCGGCCAGCCCCACCTGAACATCCCCACCCTGGTGAAGCTGGTTCTGGTGTCACAAGCTGACGAGCTGGGGGAGCCGGACATCCTCGCCCTCATGACCAGGATCAAGCCCTCCATCGAGACCGAGTACCCACCATCCGTCCTCAAGACAAAG GTCAGCGCGGCGCTGGATTGCGGACTGCGCGAGGGAATCTTCACCAGGAAGCGAGACATGAACCAGAGGTCCATCTGGGCCATCAACGCGGCCAAGCTGAAGCCAGTCGTAGAGGAACTCAGGTGGAACGTGTACCGACACACCATCTACAAACACTCCAACATTAACAATTAG